Proteins encoded by one window of Blastocatellia bacterium:
- a CDS encoding TonB-dependent receptor — protein MRHHIAVLLTLLMLSSVPVFGQTSGSLTGIVTDPVGAAIPGASVTVKNIATGAQFRATTDAQGAFVLPSLPIGRYTVSVEAQGFKRAEIQDVVIEVSIPARITVSLEVGAVTEEVTVVGEAQAVINTVSPTLTNVINARQVRDLPLPNRNPIELARLQAGIAVIGTDTRSASVGGLRGTATNVTQDGINAMDNFVKTDSFFAITAPSLESTNEFSVTIGTVGSDAGRGVAQVRIVTPSGGNEFHGKVFWQHRNDNLNANSFFNNATGTPRPIQLQNWFGFVTNGPVYLPKIYDGRNRSFWFFSYEGFREPFSATRNRTVLTPEARQGIFRYIGANGQLQSVNLLQIGNVKTLNPITSAVLNAMPAPNNTLVGDGLNTAGFRYNVAGVNNNDKISLRIDQKLFDRWGSHKLEWVLHRAHFILTPDTFNGLESPFPGGINAFQESTRWLTAAAIHSTFGTSFANEVRYGHQRAPVGFLREAPPDKPFFTTFGSVTTPELTFMSQGRNTLVYQFVDNFSWVRKTHTFRMGAEAVSISAVTFNDAGIHPTIALGTNTANPDGILNTAFPNLPAGATGTAIVNRARPIYRDLVGLLGSAQRTFNVTSPTSGFVPGATRERVFRQREVSFYFQDQWRIVRNFTLNYGVRYEFLAVPTIPNGLAIQPLGGVAGLFGISGPGNLFNPGVLKGSAPTIIDFVSGKTGRPLYKNDTNNFAPFIGFAYSPEPKNRLLRWLFGGEGKSAIRAGFSISYLRDGFTVVSNALGVGTTNPGLIQTVANTTPTGVLTAAGVPLPTPTFKMPVTDAENFAVNPNNGLWTFDPNLRTPYVQQWSFGIEREIARNTALEIRYVGNHAVKIFRAIDYNEVNIFENGFLQEFLNAQKNLEINGGRSFAPGAPGTVPLPILSTLFSGLPASVGFASSTFITALVNNNVGAMAQTLAFSPTYAANRAKLPPNFFVANPFAAFARLLTNASFSNYNSLQIELRRRVSSGLYLQANYTFSKAITDSEGSQSTLESFRTLRNPRLDRHRSGFDQTHRFIANFLYELPVGPGRRFWSGGPGVIRKVIEGWSVGSIINWQSRPPIAVFSGRSTFNNFNPELNPAQLVGISFEEFKKNFGIFRTGSGVFFINPALLNITVDSAGRLQTATLKEGLLASPAPGTFGNFPRASINGPRFFQTDLSLIKRTYFTEKANVEFKAAFINAFNNTNFAIGSLTFDSATFARINSQSGGSRVITFTLAINW, from the coding sequence GTGAGACACCATATCGCTGTTTTGTTGACGCTTTTGATGCTCAGCAGTGTACCGGTGTTTGGTCAGACGTCGGGAAGCTTAACGGGGATCGTGACGGACCCGGTCGGCGCGGCCATTCCCGGCGCCTCTGTGACGGTGAAAAACATTGCCACGGGGGCTCAGTTTCGCGCCACGACCGATGCTCAGGGAGCATTTGTCCTTCCTTCGCTCCCCATCGGCCGATATACCGTTTCCGTAGAAGCTCAGGGGTTCAAGCGAGCTGAAATCCAGGACGTGGTCATCGAAGTGTCCATCCCGGCCCGGATCACTGTGAGCCTTGAGGTTGGAGCTGTCACAGAAGAGGTCACGGTGGTTGGGGAGGCACAAGCCGTGATCAACACCGTCAGCCCGACGCTCACCAATGTCATCAATGCGCGTCAGGTGAGAGATCTTCCTCTGCCCAACCGTAATCCGATTGAGCTGGCTCGATTGCAAGCGGGCATTGCCGTCATCGGCACTGACACGCGCAGTGCTTCCGTCGGGGGGCTGCGGGGCACGGCCACCAACGTCACCCAGGATGGCATCAATGCGATGGACAATTTCGTGAAGACTGACTCGTTCTTTGCCATCACGGCTCCCTCGCTGGAATCAACCAATGAGTTCAGCGTGACGATTGGAACGGTGGGATCAGATGCGGGTCGTGGCGTCGCTCAGGTGCGTATTGTCACGCCTTCGGGGGGCAACGAGTTCCACGGGAAGGTCTTCTGGCAGCATCGCAACGACAATCTCAATGCCAACTCGTTCTTCAACAATGCGACGGGGACTCCACGACCGATCCAGCTCCAGAACTGGTTCGGGTTCGTCACCAACGGTCCCGTCTATCTGCCCAAGATCTATGACGGACGGAACCGGAGCTTCTGGTTCTTCTCCTACGAAGGATTCCGCGAGCCCTTCTCGGCCACCCGGAACCGAACGGTTCTCACGCCGGAAGCACGACAGGGGATCTTCCGCTATATCGGAGCCAATGGTCAGCTTCAATCCGTCAATCTGCTCCAGATCGGGAATGTGAAGACGCTCAATCCGATCACGTCGGCGGTGCTGAATGCAATGCCGGCGCCGAACAACACGCTCGTGGGAGATGGGCTCAATACCGCCGGTTTCCGTTACAACGTGGCGGGCGTCAACAACAACGACAAGATCAGTTTGCGCATTGACCAAAAGCTGTTCGACAGGTGGGGATCGCACAAGCTCGAGTGGGTGCTGCATCGCGCCCACTTCATCCTGACGCCCGACACGTTCAACGGGTTGGAGTCCCCATTCCCTGGGGGTATCAATGCCTTTCAGGAGTCCACGCGCTGGCTGACGGCGGCGGCCATCCATTCCACCTTCGGTACGTCGTTTGCCAATGAGGTTCGCTACGGGCATCAGCGAGCGCCGGTGGGATTTTTGCGCGAAGCTCCCCCGGATAAGCCGTTTTTCACGACATTCGGTTCGGTCACGACACCTGAGCTGACGTTCATGTCCCAGGGGCGCAATACGCTCGTCTATCAGTTCGTGGACAACTTCTCCTGGGTGAGGAAGACGCACACGTTCCGCATGGGAGCAGAAGCGGTCTCCATTTCGGCGGTGACCTTCAACGATGCGGGGATTCACCCGACGATCGCATTGGGGACGAACACGGCTAATCCCGACGGCATTTTGAACACCGCCTTCCCGAATCTCCCTGCCGGCGCTACGGGAACGGCGATTGTCAATCGCGCCCGACCGATCTACCGTGATTTGGTGGGGCTGCTCGGTTCGGCTCAACGCACGTTCAACGTCACCAGTCCGACGTCGGGGTTCGTTCCCGGAGCCACGCGCGAGCGCGTCTTCCGTCAGCGTGAAGTGAGCTTTTACTTCCAGGATCAATGGCGGATTGTGCGCAACTTTACCCTCAACTACGGAGTGCGCTACGAATTCCTGGCCGTGCCGACAATCCCCAACGGGCTGGCGATTCAACCGCTCGGCGGGGTGGCGGGCCTGTTCGGCATTTCGGGACCGGGCAATTTGTTCAATCCCGGAGTGCTCAAGGGATCAGCGCCGACGATCATTGACTTCGTCAGCGGGAAGACCGGACGACCTCTCTACAAGAACGATACGAACAACTTCGCTCCCTTCATCGGATTCGCCTACTCGCCGGAGCCGAAAAACCGGCTCTTGCGCTGGCTCTTCGGCGGTGAAGGGAAGAGCGCCATTCGCGCCGGCTTCTCGATCAGCTATCTCCGCGATGGGTTCACCGTCGTGAGCAACGCGCTGGGCGTAGGAACCACCAATCCCGGTTTGATTCAGACGGTGGCCAATACGACGCCGACGGGCGTGCTCACAGCGGCGGGCGTTCCTTTGCCGACCCCCACGTTCAAGATGCCGGTGACCGATGCGGAGAACTTCGCCGTCAATCCCAACAACGGCCTCTGGACGTTCGATCCGAACCTCCGAACGCCCTACGTGCAGCAGTGGTCGTTCGGCATCGAGCGGGAGATTGCGCGCAATACCGCTCTGGAGATCCGCTACGTGGGCAACCACGCCGTGAAGATCTTCCGCGCCATTGACTATAACGAGGTCAACATCTTCGAGAACGGCTTCCTGCAGGAGTTCCTCAACGCGCAAAAGAACCTGGAGATCAACGGGGGACGCAGCTTCGCTCCGGGGGCCCCGGGAACGGTTCCGCTGCCGATCCTCTCGACCTTGTTCAGCGGGCTGCCAGCCTCGGTCGGTTTTGCCAGCTCGACCTTCATCACGGCGCTTGTCAACAACAACGTGGGAGCGATGGCGCAAACGCTCGCTTTCAGCCCGACCTACGCGGCGAATCGAGCGAAGTTGCCGCCCAACTTCTTTGTGGCCAATCCCTTTGCCGCCTTCGCGCGGCTGCTGACCAATGCCTCGTTCTCCAACTACAACTCCTTGCAGATCGAATTGCGGCGGCGGGTGTCGAGCGGACTCTACCTCCAGGCCAATTACACCTTCAGCAAGGCCATCACCGACAGCGAGGGCAGCCAGAGCACGCTCGAATCCTTCCGCACGCTGCGCAATCCTCGGCTGGATCGCCACCGCTCCGGATTCGATCAGACGCACCGGTTCATCGCCAACTTCCTCTATGAGCTGCCGGTCGGACCGGGCCGTCGCTTCTGGTCCGGTGGACCGGGAGTCATCCGCAAGGTCATCGAAGGGTGGTCCGTGGGAAGCATCATCAACTGGCAGTCCCGGCCGCCGATTGCCGTCTTCTCCGGCCGCTCCACGTTCAACAACTTCAATCCGGAACTGAACCCTGCTCAACTGGTCGGCATCAGCTTCGAGGAGTTCAAGAAGAACTTCGGCATCTTCCGCACCGGTTCGGGAGTGTTCTTCATCAATCCGGCGCTGCTTAACATCACGGTGGATTCAGCCGGTCGTCTGCAAACGGCGACGCTCAAGGAAGGACTCCTCGCCTCTCCTGCTCCGGGGACGTTTGGGAACTTCCCGCGGGCGTCCATTAACGGTCCGCGCTTCTTCCAGACCGATCTTTCGCTCATCAAGCGCACGTACTTCACCGAGAAGGCCAACGTGGAATTCAAGGCGGCCTTCATCAATGCCTTCAACAACACCAACTTCGCCATCGGCAGTTTGACCTTTGATTCCGCGACCTTCGCTCGCATCAACAGTCAAAGCGGAGGATCGCGCGTCATCACCTTTACCCTGGCCATTAACTGGTAA
- a CDS encoding carboxypeptidase-like regulatory domain-containing protein yields MRHPLRLFLSLLLVVVSVTAVRGQANTGRLDGTVQDPQGAYLPGVKVEVRNVGTNATWTTETNEQGVYIFPVLPVGVYTLTVDAPGFKKFVRENVRIDVATYATVTVKLEVGGVVEEVTVTSTGEEVINKSSQELTTVVDRRRILDLPLVARNPITIATTVAGISTSGGERASRINGLRQSVINITQDGINVQDNFLRSGDGFFIISSPTVENVEQFSITTSTTDASATGSGAAFIRMVTPSGTNEFHGSLFEFHRNTVLNANSFFNNLTGTPREKLIRNQFGGRASFPIIKDKVFLWTSLDITTQASEVTRNRTVLTDEARRGIFRYIGTDGQLRTVDLFQAGGISADPFTTKILSDRYPLPNNFQIGDGLVTGGFRWNVPTKTRIIRPSWRVDWRLNNTHTVEGILHIVRFDTDNDTLNGFEPIFPGMKGGFQDSWRRTGSFALRSTFGANKVNEARFGFQTAPVIFGTEPDRFQVAGREVFIDFPTIVDPQLISVTSGRNTRNFQWLDNFSWIRGRHTIRFGGDFRSITANQTTSTTGTILRLILGVSTANPSALPASAFPSSTATTRSLAQNVYSILIGQIASTTRTFNVKDPKVGFVEGEFFFNKIRQNYLGFYFSDSWRARPTLTLNYGLRYEYMSVPDQANRLALQPVGGEAAFFGVSGKGNLFRPGVLAGSPVMLDLAGSSNGRKFFNEDYNNFSPTFGFAWAPEKRNWLTRILLGGAGKGSIRGGYSIAYSLESASVITNALGSNAGFIKTISLTTADQGIRGGAQFTSFRNGFPVPAVPTFRVPIPQLDNFRDNRGSGIFGFAENLRTPYVQTWSLSIARELTPNLALEVSYVGNRGLKLWRGIDLNETNIFENGFLQEFLAAQQNLAISRQMGRGARFDNQGLPGQVPLPILAAIFGATSGALYSNSTFITLLDQNEAGEFANQLFTNFLNALTGPRGGLPINFFVVNPEASFSDVITNGSSSNYHSLQVELRRRLASGLQFNVNYTFGRALTDFEGSGSNFSAFVTLRSPRYEYSRASFDTRHRVNATFVYELPFGPGKRFLNTSSWVGRVFGGWQIGGILIAYTGQPLSFVSGRGTLNRAGRSGSNTVDLVGMTVEDLRRLVRVRRTGNGVFYFDPSLIGPDGRANTQIFRNPAAGRLGSLGFGVLSVPGFWRLDFNAIKSIRITETTSFQFRAEFFNLLNTVSFGGPTTNINSTNFGRISGTNGAYDPRIVQLAARFNW; encoded by the coding sequence ATGAGACATCCTCTGCGACTTTTCCTTTCTTTGCTTTTGGTCGTGGTCTCAGTTACTGCCGTCCGGGGGCAAGCCAATACAGGGCGTCTGGATGGAACAGTGCAAGACCCCCAGGGGGCTTACCTGCCGGGCGTCAAAGTCGAGGTGCGCAATGTGGGGACCAATGCGACCTGGACGACCGAGACCAATGAACAGGGTGTCTACATCTTCCCGGTTCTGCCCGTCGGGGTCTACACGCTGACGGTGGACGCCCCGGGATTTAAGAAGTTCGTTCGGGAGAATGTGCGGATTGATGTGGCGACCTATGCGACGGTGACCGTGAAGCTGGAAGTGGGAGGTGTGGTCGAAGAGGTGACCGTCACCAGCACCGGTGAAGAGGTCATCAACAAAAGCAGCCAGGAGCTGACCACTGTCGTTGACCGGCGGCGAATTCTCGATCTGCCACTGGTGGCGCGTAATCCCATCACCATCGCCACGACCGTTGCGGGGATTTCGACGTCGGGCGGAGAGCGGGCCTCACGCATCAACGGACTGCGTCAGTCGGTCATCAACATCACGCAAGATGGGATCAACGTGCAGGACAACTTTCTCCGATCCGGTGATGGCTTTTTCATCATCTCCTCGCCGACGGTGGAGAACGTCGAGCAATTCAGCATCACGACGAGTACCACCGATGCTTCGGCGACCGGTAGCGGAGCGGCCTTCATCCGCATGGTCACACCGAGCGGCACCAATGAGTTTCATGGGAGTCTCTTCGAGTTCCACCGCAACACCGTGCTCAATGCCAATAGCTTCTTCAACAACCTGACGGGGACTCCTCGCGAGAAGCTCATTCGGAACCAATTCGGTGGGCGCGCGAGCTTCCCCATCATCAAGGACAAAGTCTTCCTCTGGACGTCACTTGACATCACCACGCAGGCCAGCGAAGTGACGCGCAATCGGACAGTCCTCACGGATGAGGCGCGACGAGGAATCTTTCGCTACATCGGTACTGACGGGCAGCTTCGCACGGTGGATCTGTTCCAGGCGGGAGGTATTAGTGCCGATCCCTTCACGACCAAGATCCTCAGCGACAGGTATCCGTTGCCGAATAACTTCCAGATCGGGGACGGGTTGGTCACGGGCGGCTTTCGTTGGAATGTGCCGACAAAGACCCGGATCATCCGGCCGAGCTGGCGGGTTGATTGGCGGTTGAACAATACTCATACGGTCGAGGGAATCCTGCACATCGTCCGCTTCGATACGGATAATGATACGCTCAATGGATTCGAGCCCATCTTCCCCGGGATGAAGGGAGGATTCCAGGATTCGTGGCGGCGGACGGGTTCCTTTGCTCTGCGCTCGACCTTCGGAGCGAATAAAGTCAATGAGGCTCGATTCGGCTTCCAGACGGCTCCGGTGATCTTCGGGACGGAGCCGGACCGGTTCCAGGTGGCGGGGCGGGAGGTCTTCATTGACTTTCCCACGATCGTTGATCCTCAGCTCATCAGCGTCACCAGCGGGCGCAACACGCGGAACTTCCAGTGGCTCGATAACTTCTCCTGGATTCGAGGACGACACACGATTCGGTTTGGCGGCGACTTTCGTTCGATCACAGCCAACCAGACGACCAGCACCACGGGGACGATTCTGCGGTTGATCCTCGGCGTCAGCACAGCGAATCCGTCGGCACTGCCCGCCAGCGCCTTCCCCAGCAGCACGGCGACGACGCGCAGCCTGGCGCAGAACGTCTACTCGATCCTCATCGGTCAGATCGCCAGCACGACCCGCACCTTCAACGTGAAGGATCCCAAGGTGGGGTTCGTTGAAGGAGAATTTTTCTTCAACAAGATCCGTCAGAATTACCTCGGTTTCTACTTCTCCGATTCGTGGAGAGCGAGGCCGACTCTCACGCTCAATTATGGCCTTCGCTATGAGTATATGAGTGTGCCGGATCAAGCGAATCGGCTGGCGCTCCAGCCCGTCGGCGGGGAAGCGGCCTTCTTCGGAGTTTCAGGCAAGGGCAACCTGTTTCGTCCGGGCGTGCTCGCGGGGTCACCGGTGATGCTTGATCTCGCCGGCTCATCCAACGGGCGGAAGTTCTTCAACGAGGACTACAACAACTTCTCGCCGACGTTCGGCTTTGCCTGGGCGCCGGAGAAGCGCAACTGGTTAACTCGCATCCTCCTGGGCGGAGCCGGCAAAGGATCCATTCGCGGTGGATACTCCATCGCTTATTCGCTCGAGAGCGCCAGCGTCATCACGAACGCTTTAGGAAGCAATGCGGGGTTCATCAAGACGATCTCCCTCACGACGGCAGATCAGGGAATTCGGGGAGGAGCGCAGTTCACCTCGTTCCGCAATGGATTCCCCGTCCCGGCTGTTCCAACTTTCCGCGTGCCCATTCCTCAACTGGATAACTTCCGTGACAATCGAGGCAGCGGGATCTTCGGTTTCGCCGAGAACCTCCGCACGCCCTATGTGCAAACGTGGTCGCTCAGTATCGCCCGCGAGCTCACGCCCAACCTGGCTCTGGAAGTCAGTTATGTCGGCAATCGCGGTCTGAAGCTCTGGCGCGGGATTGATTTGAACGAAACGAACATCTTCGAGAACGGCTTCCTCCAGGAATTCCTGGCCGCACAACAAAACCTTGCCATCAGCCGTCAGATGGGACGAGGGGCTCGATTTGACAATCAAGGGCTTCCCGGTCAAGTCCCCCTGCCGATCCTGGCGGCGATCTTCGGAGCGACATCGGGCGCTCTCTACAGCAATTCCACCTTCATCACCTTGCTCGATCAAAACGAGGCCGGCGAGTTCGCCAATCAACTTTTCACGAACTTCCTCAATGCGCTCACGGGTCCGCGCGGTGGGTTGCCGATCAACTTCTTCGTCGTGAACCCGGAGGCGTCCTTCTCCGATGTGATCACCAACGGTTCGAGCTCCAACTACCATTCTCTTCAGGTGGAGCTGCGGCGCCGATTGGCATCGGGATTGCAGTTCAACGTCAACTACACGTTCGGACGCGCTCTGACGGATTTTGAAGGCTCCGGTTCGAATTTCTCCGCCTTCGTGACGCTGCGCAGTCCCCGCTACGAATACAGCCGCGCCAGCTTCGACACTCGCCATCGGGTCAACGCCACATTTGTTTACGAGCTTCCGTTCGGTCCCGGCAAGCGCTTCCTGAATACGAGCAGTTGGGTGGGGCGGGTCTTCGGCGGCTGGCAGATCGGAGGAATCCTGATCGCCTATACCGGGCAACCGCTCTCGTTTGTCTCCGGTCGTGGCACGCTCAACCGCGCGGGACGTTCGGGGAGCAATACCGTTGACCTCGTCGGCATGACCGTTGAGGATCTTCGCCGGCTCGTGCGCGTGCGGCGAACCGGCAACGGCGTTTTCTACTTCGACCCGAGCCTCATCGGCCCGGATGGTCGCGCCAATACGCAAATCTTCCGGAATCCTGCAGCGGGCCGACTGGGTTCGCTGGGCTTCGGCGTGTTGAGCGTCCCGGGATTCTGGCGACTCGACTTCAACGCGATCAAGAGCATCCGGATCACTGAAACGACAAGCTTCCAATTCCGCGCCGAGTTCTTCAACCTCCTCAACACGGTCAGCTTCGGTGGACCGACGACCAACATCAACAGTACAAACTTCGGTCGCATCTCCGGCACCAACGGAGCCTACGATCCTCGTATCGTCCAACTGGCGGCGCGATTCAATTGGTGA
- a CDS encoding urate hydroxylase PuuD has protein sequence MLTLPVMGLIVLLLLQPEQGLIHAPDATSMFKIALRWLHFAAGITWIGLLYFFNLVNVPVMKKLDPATRGKVVPELMPRALWWFRWGAVVTVLVGLTYYAMYILASEAENAGFSTWSLFGQWLLVVIIAWAIIYGCLQPVSGVLNKGAVLAVIDAVVVLVMFYVLLKIMGTTSEAGKTLGNKSLSIAFGGGLGIIMLLNVWGIIWPAQKRIIAWTKENAEKGTAMPPESAKLARRAFLASRTNAWLSLPMLFFMGTSHGDYIWFAQ, from the coding sequence ATGCTGACACTACCTGTGATGGGTCTCATTGTGCTTTTGCTCCTTCAGCCGGAGCAGGGGCTCATTCATGCTCCGGATGCAACCTCCATGTTTAAGATTGCGCTGCGGTGGCTTCACTTCGCCGCCGGAATTACCTGGATCGGGCTCCTCTATTTCTTCAACCTGGTGAATGTGCCGGTGATGAAGAAGCTCGATCCCGCGACCCGAGGGAAAGTGGTTCCCGAGTTGATGCCGCGAGCCCTGTGGTGGTTTCGCTGGGGCGCGGTGGTGACCGTTTTGGTGGGATTGACCTACTATGCCATGTATATTCTTGCGTCGGAAGCGGAGAATGCGGGATTCAGTACCTGGAGCCTGTTTGGCCAGTGGCTCCTGGTGGTCATCATCGCCTGGGCGATCATCTACGGCTGCCTTCAGCCCGTCTCCGGCGTCCTCAACAAAGGGGCCGTTCTCGCCGTGATTGATGCGGTGGTCGTTCTCGTGATGTTCTATGTGTTGCTGAAGATCATGGGCACGACCAGCGAGGCCGGGAAGACACTGGGGAACAAATCGCTCTCGATCGCCTTCGGCGGTGGGCTGGGCATCATCATGCTGCTCAACGTATGGGGCATTATCTGGCCGGCGCAGAAGCGGATCATCGCCTGGACTAAAGAGAACGCCGAAAAGGGCACGGCCATGCCGCCTGAATCCGCCAAGCTTGCCCGCCGGGCCTTTCTCGCTTCGCGGACGAATGCCTGGCTCTCGTTGCCGATGCTCTTTTTCATGGGTACGTCTCACGGCGATTACATCTGGTTTGCCCAGTAG